CCTCCCGTACCGTGACGACGTCAACCGTGCCCCGCGGCCGACCTTCGTCCTACCGGAGGGTTCGACGGTGAGCGCGGCGGTCTCCGGACACCTCACCGGAGAGGGCATCGATCCACAGGCACGACACGTCGCCGGGTACGACATCTACCAGCCCCGCGAGCGCGGCGGGCTGCCCCGGCCGTAGCGGCCCCGATACGTGCATTTTCGTGTGTGTCGGCATTGCTTGATCTTTTAACGGTGGGAATTGCGGCTCGCGGGATTGCCATTCGCGCTGTCTAATAACGTTGTACAGATCACGCTTGTCGATGACATTCACATCAACTAAAGTGACTTTCGGGTGGCCTCACAACGGTCGCCAAACCGGGGGATTTACCATAGGCAGCCAGCCGCGACTGGCGCGCGGTCGCAGTGCGGGTTCCATATTTCCTCCGGTCGGAATCATCTGTTTTCCGCTCAGCAGGAGGAGAAGGAAATGATCCGCAAGCTCGCAACGACCGCAGCCGTTCTCGCCACGAGTGCCGTCGCGGCCGTCACCGTCATGGCGCCGCCGGCCTCGGCGAGCACAGCAGGAGCCGAGTGGTACGGTACCGTTCACGTCACACTGAACACCTCGACCAGCTACGGAGGCTGGATCGACGGTAACGGCCCGGACAGCTACCGGTTCTGGATTCAGTGCTCCAACGGCTCCGAGTACCGGGGCGTCACCCGGTGGGCCGGAGACCGGCGTGGCTCGTTCGCGTACTGCCCGTCCGGCACCTCCGGCGTGTCCAGGGGCTGGGACCTGCTCCCCGCCTGACATTTCTGTAATTGACGCTATTCTTCGCTACGGGGCGAGCGCGACTTCGAATGATGTTTCATTCCCCACGCCGGGAGATCATCAGAGAAGTCGCGCTCGTTTCGTCATCACCGCCGGGCGACCTGTTTCGGCATGGAACCAGCCAACCGATTCCGGTCAATGAATCCTTTTCTTCGTGAGGGGCCTGGTCACGGTGGGCGCGGCGGGAATTTCGCGCCGACCGCGCCGACCGTGCCCGGCGCCGAGGTCGGTGGTGGCGCCTCGACGCCGGCCGGCAGACCCTGCTCGCCCTGGCCCGGCTCCGAAACGGTGACACCATCGCCCGTCCGGCCTGCGGCTACACGGACGGGTCCCAGGCGATGAGCTGCTCGAAGACGCGACGGTCGCCGTCCACCTCCAGCTTCGGAGAATCCAGCGGTATGCGGCCGTAAAAGAACAGAACCAGGTCACTGGCCGTGCCCCGGGCGGAGGCGTCGGCCGTGTCCGGGTCGTCGCTGGCAGCCGGCGCGCCGAGGCGGGCGGCCCAGGCGCCGTCGCGGGACAGCCGAAGGCGCCAAGAGCGGCCCTCGGTGGCGTAGTAGTCGACGACCGCGGGTTCGTGCGGCCAGGCGACATCCGTCGAGCAGAGGGTGAACTGGCAGTCGTCGAAAGCGTCGAGGGCGACCTCGTCCGGCAGCGGCTCCGGGTCCCCGACGGCGAGCTGGACATCGTAGGTGTGCACCGCGATCTCGGGCACCTGGCGCCGAGCCCATGCACCGGAGGTTTCCGGTGACTGCGAGTCACCCCAGAACGTCCAACAACCGCGGTCCGGGCCGGCCTCGCGCAGCGCGCTCGTCAGTCGCTCGACGGACTCGGTCCACCAGGCCAGGAGAGCCTCGCGTTCCCGAGGCGCACCCGCGCCGTCGTCCCAAGCGGACTTCTCCGGGGGAGCGTCGGCCGGCCCGGCGGCGACGATGGCGGCCGTCCTGCGGCGGCCCGTGCCCAGGTGCTGCACGAGATCGAACAGCGTCCACTCCGGACAGCTCGGCACCGGCACGTCGAGGTGGGGCGCCGCAGCGACCGCAGCCCGGAAGGCGGTCGACCGTTCGTTAATCAGCCGCAGATGATCAGAGAACGTCAAAGTCTCGTGCACCCCGGGTTTCTACCAGTGTGCTCCGACGACCGGACAGCGATTTTCGCAGCCGACGCGGCCGCGGCACTGGCACGCCCGGGTGCCACCTGCCGTGACCTGCACCGTCACGGTGAAATTGGCTCAACATCCACCGACGCGGCGGACGCGGCGTGCACCGGATTCCGGTGGCACGCCGCGTCCGCGGACCCGGGTCAGCGCTGGCCGACCCGCCGGGGCAGCAGGAAGCTCGCCAGGATCGCCAGGGAGAACATGACGATCTGGTAGACCAGCGCCCGCTCCATGGTCTGCTGGTAGGCGACGCGGGTGGCGTCACGCTGGAAGTCGTCGGCGCGTCCCGCCTGGGCCCGGCAGGCGTCCGAGTCGGCGATCGGGTTGGCCAGCCGGATCCGCTCCTCGAAGCAGGTCCGGGCCTGTGCGACCACCGTGTCCGCCTCCGCCGCCGAGACGCCCTGCGCGGTCAGTTGGCTCCGCAGCGCGGTCTCCTGCGTGTCGGCGACCGGCGCCGACTGCACGGAGAGCAGGACGAAGAACACCATCGAGCTCAGCGCGATGCCGATCGCCGCGCCCATCTGCTGCACCGTGTTGAACACGCCGGAGGCCGATCCGGCGGCGTCCACCGGGACGTCGTTGAGCGTGTACGTGAGCAGTGGCGCGAAGGTCATGCCCATGCCCGCCCCGCCGATGACCAGGCCGGGCACGAGCGCCCACGGGGTGATCACGTCGAAGGTGTGCACCGCGACGATCAGCAGCAGCATGCCGGTGATCAGCATGCCCAGACCCAGTTGCAGGCCGAGCCGCCCCAGCTTGGGCGTGATCCGTCGGGCCGAGATCGCGGTGAACAGCGGTACGGCGAAGCCCCAGATCACTCCCACCAGGCCAGCCTTGATCACCGAGTAGCCCTGGCCCATCTGCAGGTAGAGCATGTTGAGCAGGAAGAACGGCATCACGCCGCCCATGAACAGCAGGGACACCGCCAGGCCACCCCGGAACGACCGGTGCGAGAACAGCGACATCGGGATGAGTGGTGAGTCGGCCCGTCGCCGTTCGACCACGACCAGCGCGGCGAACGCGGCGGCCGAGGCGACGAGGCTGAGCACGATCCAGATCGGGTTGCCCAGCGACCCGCCCTGGATAAGCGGGAACACCAGCAGCAGCATGCCGACGCCGACCAGCAACGCGCCGGGGATGTCCAGCCGCCGCGCGGATTCCGCCTTCGACTCCGGCACCAGCTTCACCGTCACGATCAGGCAGACGATCGCGATCGGCAGGTTGACCAGGAAGATGGTGCGCCAGGTCAGGCCGGCGATGTTGGTGGCGGTGAGCAGCGCACCGACGATCGGACCGGCGACGGTGCCGACGGCGAACACCACGCTCAGCGCGGAGAACGCCTTCCCACGGTCGTGCGGCGGGTACATCACCTGCAGGATCGACAGCACCTGCGGCACCATCAACGCGCCCATGCCGCCCTGCACGAAGCGGGCCGCGGTCAGCTGTTCCGGCGCGACGGCCAGGCCCGCCGCCAGGGACGCCAGCGCGAACCCGGTCATGCCGATGATGAAGATCCGCTTGCGGCCGTAGATGTCGCCCAGCCGGCCGCCGGTGACGAGCATCGTGGCGAAGGCGAGGGTGTACGCACCCACCGTCCATTGGATGTCCGAGGGTGAGGCTCCGATCTCCTCCTGGATCGTCGGTAGGGCCACGTTGACGATGACGATGTCCAGCAGGTCGAGCAGCAACCCCAGCAGGACGGCGAAGAGGGCGATCGTCCGTAGCCGCCCGGTGATCGGCGGTGGTGGTGGGGCCGGGGTGGCCGCGTCGGTGGACGGCTCTGTCGTGGATCGTGTCATCGGCGGATCCCTCGTGACTCGGGTCGGCGGGTGTTCGTCAGGCTATCGGTGAAGACACTCTATGAAAACACTAGTAGGGTTTACTCGTATATCAGGAGAGGATCGTGTCATGCCTGTCGCCGAGCCCGCCGCCCATCTCCTCGACAAACCCGCCCTGTGGATCGGCCCGGAGGCCCTCACCGAGACCTCCGGCGGCCGGATCGCGCACGTGTACGCCGCGACCGGACGCCCGACCGGCGAGGTGGTCCTGGCCGGGCCGGCCGAGATCGACGCCGCGGTCTCGCTGGCCCGGGCGGCCTGGCCGCAGTGGCGGGACGCGACCGCGGACGCGCGGCGCGACACGCTGCTGCGGCTGGCCGACCTGATCGTCGCGCAGGCCGCCGAGCTGAGCCAGCTGCAGAGCCTGGAGATCGGGTTGCCGGTGCAGCTGGCCCGGCAGATGCCCGCGCTCGCCGCCGACCAGCTGCGCTACTACGCCGGCTGGTGCGACAAGGTCGGTGGTGACGTGGTGCCCACCTGGCCGATCCGCGGCCTGGACTACACGCTGGACGAGCCGTACGGCGTGGTCGGCGGGATCATCCCCTGGAACGGCACCCTGATGGCGATGGCCCAGCTGCTCGGACCGGCCCTCGCGGCCGGCAACGCGGTGGTGGTGAAACCCTCCGAGCTGGCCCCGTTCGTGGCGCCGCGGATCGCCCGGCTGGCCGTGCAGGCCGGCGTCCCCGAGGGCGTCGTGGTGGTGGTGCCGGGTGGCGCCGAGGCGGGGCGGGCCCTGGTGGCGCATCCCGAGGTCGACAAGGTCCACTTCACCGGCAGCACGGCGACCGGACGCGCGGTGCTGGCGGCGGCGGCGCCGACCCTCACGCCGGTGGCGCTGGAGCTCGGCGGGAAGTCGGCGCACCTGGTGTTCGGCGACGCCGACGTGCGGTTCGCCGCCCGGATCGCGATGAGCGGCGCGGTGGCCCTGGCCGGGCAGGGCTGCGCCAACGGCACCCGGCTGCTGGTGCACGAGTCGGTCCGCGAGCAGATCGTGGAGACGGTGCTCGCCCGGCTGCGCCGGGTGCCGTTCGGTGACCCGGCGAACGAGCGGACGGTGCTCGGTCCGGTGGTGTCCGAGGCTTCCTGCCGACGCATCCTCGGTGTGCTGGCCCGAGCACGCGCCGAAGGCGTGACGCTGCTCACCGGCGGCGACCGCGCGGGTGGTGACCTCGCGGACGGATTCTTCGTGGAACCCACCGTCGTCGCCGACGTGGCACCGGATTCGGAGCTGGTCCAGGAGGAGATCTTCGGGCCGGTGCTGACGGTGCAGACCTTCGGCAGCGAGGAGGAGGCGATCGCGCTGGCCAACGGCACCCGGTACGGTCTCGGCGCCTACCTGCACACCAACGACCTGCGCCGGACCCACCGGGTGGCGCGGGCGCTGGCCTCCGGCAGTGTCTGGGTGAACGGGGCCCCGGGTCTGCTGCCGTCGGCTCCGTTCGGCGGAGTCAAGCAGAGTGGCTTCGGGCGGATCGGCGGAGTCGCCGGACTGCGAGAATTCCTCAGACCCAAGAATGTCTGGATTCCCGCGTGAGTGAATGGGGGAAGCCCGCGAGAGTTCCCAAGCCAACAGGTGTATGGGGTAGCCTTTCCGAAGTGTTCGCGACAGAATCCGAGACAGAAGGACGTAGCCGTGGCTCAGTACGTCGTCACCATTACGCCGGTCGTCGGTGATGGTGGACCGGAAGAGGAATCGTCACGGACCACCATGCGCATCTGCGCCGAGGACGGTCAGGTCTTCATCAAGGAACTGACCGTGCGCGTCGCCGAGGATGCCCGGCTCGGCCCCGGCGACCTGCTGCAGGTCGACCTCGACCTGCTCATGCAGGCGTTCGCCGTCAAGCGGCCGACGACCGAGGGCGCGCAGCCGTCGACCCGGGAGGCCGCCCGACCGCACCACGCCGTGACCACCGCGGTCTCGCCGAACTCCGGCCCGGTCGCCGCCCCGCCGACCCGCACCGACCGCGCCTACCGGCGCATGCCGGACCCGGCGGAACTGAAGGACATCTACCTGTTCAACCGCACCATCACCGGCGTCGCCCAGCACTACGGCGTGCCGACGCACACGGCGCAGGGCTGGATCAGCCGGCTGCGCCGCAAGGGCGTCATCCCCAGCAACAAGTGACGTCGCGGCGGCGGACCGTCACGCTCCGGTCCCGCCGTCCGCGTCGACCAGCAGCGCACCGTACGTGGTGAACGAGTTGCGCCCGACCACGAAGTGCTGGGTCGCGGTGTGGATGTCCCGCAGCCGTCGCTGCAACGTCGCGCCGTCGTAGATGGCCGTACCGCCGGCCAGCCCGTACGCCCTGGTGGTGGCCTCGGCCGCCATGGTGGTGGCCTGAGCCGCCGCCGCCCGGTACCCCGCCCGGCGCAGCGCCACGTCCACAGCCGATCCGCTCCGGTCGTCGTCGAACTGGGCGTACACCAGCGCCCGGGCCGCCTGCAGGATCATCTGCGCCTCGCCCAGCCGCTCCTGGAAGGTCGGCGACGCCTGCAGGCGGGTGGCGCTCAACGCGGGCCGCTTGCCGTGCGTGGCCAGATCCGTCACGTCGCGTAGCGCCGCCGTCGCGATGCCCACCGCCACGGACGCGATGATGAGGCTGGACTGGGCGATGCTCGTCGCGGCGCGCTCCGCGGTCTCCGCGCCCTCGGACAGGGCCTGCTCCGCCGGGCAGAACACATGGCCGACCGAGACGTCGTGGCTGCCGGTGCCGCGCAGGCCGAGCGTGTTCCAGGTGTCCACCACGCCGACCCGGTCGGCCGGCAGCAGCACGATCCGGGTCGCCGGACGGTCGCCGTCGGTGACCACCGCCCGGCCGGAGACCAGGACGCAGTTCAGGTAGATCCAGGACGCGCGCTGGCACCCGGTCACGTACGGCCACTGGCCGGACACCCGCCAGCCACCGTCCACCGTGGTCGCCCGGCCCTTCGGCGCCACCGCGCCGGCGGCGTACACGTCGGGACCGTCGGCGTAGACGGTGGCCACCGTGGCGGGCGGCGCGCAGCCGATGATCAGCTGGGAGAGCGCCACCTGGCCGATCGACCAGGCCACCGAGCCGTCCGCGGTCGCCAGCGCCTCGACCACGCGCAGCACGTCCGGCACGGCCAGCTCCGACCCGCCGTGGCTGCGTGGCGCGGCCAGCCGCAGGCAGCCGGCCGCCCGCAACCGGTCCAGCAACGCGGGGGAGAGGCCGCGATCGCGTTCGACGTCGTCGGCCAGCTTGGCGACCTCGGGCAACAGCGCACGGACGGAGTCGAGGGTCGTCATGGCTTCACCCTACTATCGCGAAACATACGAGGATAGTATTTGCGAACACTTTGAAACACTGCCTCGGAGGTCTGATGACCGAGTCCCACGTGTTCGCCATGCGGATGTGGAAGAACCTCCTCGCCACGCAGGAACTGCTGTCGGTCTACCTCGGGGTCAAGCTCGGCCTGTACGACGCCATGGCCGACGCCGGCACGCCGATGACCCCCGCCGACCTGGCCCGTGCCGCCGGGATCGACCCCCGGTACGCCCGGGAGTGGCTGGAACAGCAGGCGGTGACGGCGGTCGTCGAGGTCGCCGGGGCGCACCGCGACGGCGAACAGCGGACCTACCGCCTGCCCGACGGGCACGCCCGGGTGCTGCGTACCTCCGACGACCCGATGTCGATGGCCGCGCTGGCCGTCCTGCCGCTGGGCGGCATCGCCGCCGCGCTACCGGCGCTCCTGGCGGCCTACCGCACCGGGGCGGGCGTCCCCGACGACGTGTTCGGCGACGACTGGCGCGACGGGCACTCGGGGGCGAACCGCTCGCTCTTCGCCCACGACCTGGCCGGCTGGATCCGCGAGAAGCTGCCCGACGTGCACGCCGCGCTCGGCGAGCCGGGCCGCCGCATCGCCGACGTGGCCTGCGGCACCGGCTGGTCCAGCATCGCGCTGGCCCGCGCCTACCCCCGGGCGCACGTACACGGGCTGGACCTCGACGCGGCGGCGCTGGTCGCCGCGGAGAAGAACGCGGTGGACGCCGGGCTGCGCGACCGGATCGGCCTGGAGGTACGCGACGCGGCCGACCCGGCGCTGGCCGGCGAGTACGACCTGGTCTGCCTCTTCGACGCCCTGCACGAGATGGCCCGGCCGGTCGAGGTGCTGCGGGCCTGCCGGCAGCTGCGCGCGCCGGGCGGGACGGTGTTGCTGATGGATGCGAAGGTGGCCCCCACGTTCACCGCGCCGGGCGACGACGTGGAGCGGTTCCAGTACGGCACCAGCGTGCTGCACTGCCTGCCCGCCGCCCGCGCGGCGGCCGACTCGACCGGGACCGGCACGGTGCTGCGCCCGAACATGGTGCGGGACCTGGCGCTGCGGGCCGGCTTCGGTGGGGTGGCGGTGGTCAACGTGGGGGACCGGTTCCACCGGATGTACCGCCTGCTGGACTGAGCCGCGAACGGCGACGGGCGGGGGCCGTCGGCCCCCGCCCGTCGCTCCGTCGGTCTTACTTCCCGTCGCGCTCCTCGAGGCGTTTCACCACCAGGTCCTGCACCGCGCCCACGGTGCTGATCTTGCGGGCGGTGTCCTCGTCGATCGGGTCGAGGTCGAACTCGTCCTCGATCGCGAAGGCCACCTCCATCAGGGCCAGCGAGTGGTAGCCGAGATCCTTCACCAGGTTGGTGCCGGGGGTGATGTCGACGCCCTGGTTCGGGGCCATGTCGGCGATCACACCCGCCACCGCGGCGCGGATCTCCTCCTCGGTACGGACGGGGACGGTCTGTTCGGACATGACGAGTCTCCTCGGATCGGGTGTCGCACGGGTCGGAAAGGGTCAGCGGGACGCGGTCGGATCACGGTGCAAACGGGTCACCACCGCACCCAGCGCGGGGGCGTGGCGGCCGGCCCAGCCGTTGATGACGGTGGCCAGGTCGTCGAACTCGTCCTCCAGGACGGACAGGCACGGAACCGGTACGCAGGCGCCCAGCTCCACCAGCAGCGGTCGCAGGTACTGGTCGCCGGCGGTACGGTGCTTGGCCCAGCCCGCGGTCATCGCCGCGACGCCCACCGAACCGCTCAGGCCGTCGATCGGCAGCATGTCGAGGAAGAGCTTCAGGATGCCGGTGTACGTGCCCTTGTAGGTCGGGCTCACCACGGCGAGGACGCCGGGCCGCCGGACCAGGTCCAGGGCCTGCTGCACCTGCGGGCCGAGCGGGACGCTGCGGCTGGCCCGCACCGGCAGCAGCGCGCCGATCTCGGCCAGGTCGACGAGCTCCGGCTCGGCCGTCTCGACGCCCTCCGCGGCCAGCAGCACGCCCAGCTCCTTGCCCACCCGCTCGGCCACGGCCGAGGTGCGGGAGCCGCCGCGCGGGCTGCCGACCAGGACGGTCACCGGGATCATGCCGCACCCCCCGGCAGGAGGCCGCGGTGGCGCAGCAGCGGCAGCACACCCTCGCCGAAGGTGTACGCCTCCTCCAGGTGCGGCTGTCCGGAGAGGATGAGGTGGTTCAACCCGAGCGCGTGGTACTCCGCGATGCGGTCGGCCACCTCCTCGTGGCTGCCCACCAGGGCGGCGCCGGCCCCGGGCCGGACCAGCGCGTAGCCCGCCCAGACGTTGGGGTGCACCTCGAGGTCGCCGGCCCGCCCGCCGTGCAGGGCGGTCATCCGGCGCTGTCCCTCGGACTCGCTGTGCGCGAACCGCCGCTGGGCGTCGGCGATCCGGCTCGGGTCCATGCCGTCGAGCAGCCGTTCGGTGACCGCCCACGCCTCGGCCGAGGTGTCCCGGCTGATCACGTGGAAGCGGGTGCCGAACTCGATGCTGCGGCCCCGTGCGTCGGCCAGCGCCCCCACCTCCTTGACGAGTTCGGCGAGCCCCTGGGGGGTCTCGCCCCAGGCGAGGTAGACGTCGGCGTGCTCGGCCGCCACCCGTCGGGCGGCCGGTGACGAGCCGCCCAGGAAGATCGTGGGCGGTCGGGGGTCCGGCCGGGTCAGCAGGATCTTGCGGCCCCGGTAGTGGTCGCCCTCGAAGTCGAACGCCTCGCCGGCGAGGCTGCGCCGGAAGACCTCCAGGAACTCGGCCGTCCGCTCGTAGCGCCGGTCGTGGTCCAGGAAGTCGCCGTACCGGCGTTGCTCGTCCGGGTCGCCGCCGGTGACGACGTTGAGCATCAGCCGTCCGCCGGAGAGCCGCTGGAACGTCGCGGCGGCCTGTGCGGTGGCCAGCGGGCCGGTGGTGTTCGGCCGGCAGGCGATCATGAAGTTCAGGTTGCTGGTCCGCTGCGCGAGCGCCGCCGACATCAGCCACGGGTCCTCGCAGAAGAGTCCGGTCGGCACCAGCGCTCCGGCGAAACCCAGCCCGTCGGCGGCCTGCGCCACCTGGCTCACGTACTGCAGGTCCGGATCGCGTCTGATGTTCGCCGTGGAACCGTCCACGGCGCTCCTCGCCACTTCCCGGCCGTCGCCGTGCAGCGGCAGAAACCAGTGCAGTCGAAGTGCCATCAATGGTCCCTTCCGCAAGCACCCGGCACTTGGCTTCTCTGCTATATGCGAGCGTTTGCGAGTATGTGCTCAGAGGTTTGCAGGCGGTCGCGGAACTTGTCAATAGGCGTGACTGACCCGGGACAGCCGGAGCCCGGGCTCGGCCGCCACGGCGGTGGCCAGTTCGACGTACCCGGCCAGGAAGTCGGCCGCCGCGGTGCCGTCGCCGGCCTGGAACAACACCGCCTGCAGACGCTGCTCACCCACCGGGGCGAGGGCCAGCTCGAACGGGAACCGACTGCCGATCTCCGTGGGCACCACCAGTTCGAAGTGGACGTCGCCCGCGCTCAACCGGTGCCGTACCGGGGTCATCACGTTGAACATCACGTCGTCGGCCCGCCCACCCCCGGTGTCCACCAGGTCCCCGGGCAGCAGCTGGAACGGCAGCTCCTGGTGGGTGAACGCGCCGATCACCGTGCCGTGCACCTCGCGGAGCAGATCGGTGAACCGGTGCGCCCGCCCGGGACGCGCGCGCAGCAGCACCATGCCCGCCAGCAGACCCACCGTCTCGCGCAGCTCCGGCCGGTCGCGGTTGGCGAACATCGAGGCCACCGCCAGGTCGTCCTGGTCGGTCGTCCGGTACAGCTGGGCGTGGAAGAGCGCGAGCAGCACCGCGAACATGGTGGTCCGCTCCCGCAGGGCCAGCTCCCGTAACGTGGTCACGGTGGTGGCCGGCAGGTCGGCGGCGACCGACCGGCTCGCCCCCTCGGTGATGCCCAGCGCGTCGAGCCGGGGCACCCGGGCCCCGGCGAGCTGGCGTCGCCAGTACTGCTGGTGGCGGCCGAGCCGGTCGGTGCCGAGCATTTCCTGCTGGGCCCGGGCGAAGCGGGCCGCGGACCAGCCCGGTGCGGGCAGGGTCGCGCTCCCGCCGGCCGCCCGGTCGTAGCAGGCGACCAGGTCGCGCAGCAGGATGCCGGTGGACCAGGCGTCGGTGACCAGGTGGTGCAGGTTCAGGCAGAGCAGGTGCTCGTCCGGGCCCTGCCGCCAGACGGTGACCCGGGCCGGCCACCGCTCCGGATCGATCCGGGTGCGCAGCTCGGCGGTGAGCGCCTCGGTCGCCGCCTGCGCGGAGGCGACCTCGTGCCAGGTCACCTCGGGCTCGCCGGGCGGGTGGACGCGCTGCACCAGGCGGGCGCCCCGGCCGTGGAAGGTGGTCCGCAGCGACTCGTGCCGCGCGGCGAGCGCGCCGAGCGCGGTGTGCAGCCGGTCGGGGTCCAGCGGCCCGGTGAGCCGGCAGACCACCGGGCAGTTCAACGCTCCGAAGTCCTCGCGGTAGTGCTTGATCATCCACAGCAGCCGCTGGGAGACCGACGCTCGTGTTTCGGTTGTTTCCACAACGCGAGGATAGTCTTTACGAGCCTTGGCCACTACTGTCTACGAGTATGGGCGAGCTGACCGTGGGATCGTCGGTGGGAGTGCGGCTCACCTGGGACTACGAGCCGACCGACTCCCGCACCGGCGCGCTCTACCAGCGTGCCAAGCAGATGCAGTGGAGTGTGGACGACGTCGACTGGCGGCTGCCCGTGGAGTTCGGGTCGCCGCTGCCGGACGACTCGGCGTTCGCGATGACCGCCTTCGCCGCCTCACCGCTGGCCCGGCGCGGGCGCCCCGCCTGGGACGCGTTCCGCTGGGAGCTGCAGGCGTGGATGGTCAGCCAGTTCCTGCACGGTGAGCAGGCCGCGATGGTGGTGGCGAGCCGCCTGGTCGAGGTGATGCCCGACCT
The Micromonospora sp. R77 DNA segment above includes these coding regions:
- a CDS encoding MFS transporter → MTRSTTEPSTDAATPAPPPPPITGRLRTIALFAVLLGLLLDLLDIVIVNVALPTIQEEIGASPSDIQWTVGAYTLAFATMLVTGGRLGDIYGRKRIFIIGMTGFALASLAAGLAVAPEQLTAARFVQGGMGALMVPQVLSILQVMYPPHDRGKAFSALSVVFAVGTVAGPIVGALLTATNIAGLTWRTIFLVNLPIAIVCLIVTVKLVPESKAESARRLDIPGALLVGVGMLLLVFPLIQGGSLGNPIWIVLSLVASAAAFAALVVVERRRADSPLIPMSLFSHRSFRGGLAVSLLFMGGVMPFFLLNMLYLQMGQGYSVIKAGLVGVIWGFAVPLFTAISARRITPKLGRLGLQLGLGMLITGMLLLIVAVHTFDVITPWALVPGLVIGGAGMGMTFAPLLTYTLNDVPVDAAGSASGVFNTVQQMGAAIGIALSSMVFFVLLSVQSAPVADTQETALRSQLTAQGVSAAEADTVVAQARTCFEERIRLANPIADSDACRAQAGRADDFQRDATRVAYQQTMERALVYQIVMFSLAILASFLLPRRVGQR
- a CDS encoding aldehyde dehydrogenase, whose amino-acid sequence is MPVAEPAAHLLDKPALWIGPEALTETSGGRIAHVYAATGRPTGEVVLAGPAEIDAAVSLARAAWPQWRDATADARRDTLLRLADLIVAQAAELSQLQSLEIGLPVQLARQMPALAADQLRYYAGWCDKVGGDVVPTWPIRGLDYTLDEPYGVVGGIIPWNGTLMAMAQLLGPALAAGNAVVVKPSELAPFVAPRIARLAVQAGVPEGVVVVVPGGAEAGRALVAHPEVDKVHFTGSTATGRAVLAAAAPTLTPVALELGGKSAHLVFGDADVRFAARIAMSGAVALAGQGCANGTRLLVHESVREQIVETVLARLRRVPFGDPANERTVLGPVVSEASCRRILGVLARARAEGVTLLTGGDRAGGDLADGFFVEPTVVADVAPDSELVQEEIFGPVLTVQTFGSEEEAIALANGTRYGLGAYLHTNDLRRTHRVARALASGSVWVNGAPGLLPSAPFGGVKQSGFGRIGGVAGLREFLRPKNVWIPA
- a CDS encoding acyl carrier protein; this translates as MSEQTVPVRTEEEIRAAVAGVIADMAPNQGVDITPGTNLVKDLGYHSLALMEVAFAIEDEFDLDPIDEDTARKISTVGAVQDLVVKRLEERDGK
- a CDS encoding acyl-CoA dehydrogenase family protein, with product MTTLDSVRALLPEVAKLADDVERDRGLSPALLDRLRAAGCLRLAAPRSHGGSELAVPDVLRVVEALATADGSVAWSIGQVALSQLIIGCAPPATVATVYADGPDVYAAGAVAPKGRATTVDGGWRVSGQWPYVTGCQRASWIYLNCVLVSGRAVVTDGDRPATRIVLLPADRVGVVDTWNTLGLRGTGSHDVSVGHVFCPAEQALSEGAETAERAATSIAQSSLIIASVAVGIATAALRDVTDLATHGKRPALSATRLQASPTFQERLGEAQMILQAARALVYAQFDDDRSGSAVDVALRRAGYRAAAAQATTMAAEATTRAYGLAGGTAIYDGATLQRRLRDIHTATQHFVVGRNSFTTYGALLVDADGGTGA
- a CDS encoding condensation domain-containing protein is translated as METTETRASVSQRLLWMIKHYREDFGALNCPVVCRLTGPLDPDRLHTALGALAARHESLRTTFHGRGARLVQRVHPPGEPEVTWHEVASAQAATEALTAELRTRIDPERWPARVTVWRQGPDEHLLCLNLHHLVTDAWSTGILLRDLVACYDRAAGGSATLPAPGWSAARFARAQQEMLGTDRLGRHQQYWRRQLAGARVPRLDALGITEGASRSVAADLPATTVTTLRELALRERTTMFAVLLALFHAQLYRTTDQDDLAVASMFANRDRPELRETVGLLAGMVLLRARPGRAHRFTDLLREVHGTVIGAFTHQELPFQLLPGDLVDTGGGRADDVMFNVMTPVRHRLSAGDVHFELVVPTEIGSRFPFELALAPVGEQRLQAVLFQAGDGTAAADFLAGYVELATAVAAEPGLRLSRVSHAY
- a CDS encoding NADPH-dependent FMN reductase produces the protein MIPVTVLVGSPRGGSRTSAVAERVGKELGVLLAAEGVETAEPELVDLAEIGALLPVRASRSVPLGPQVQQALDLVRRPGVLAVVSPTYKGTYTGILKLFLDMLPIDGLSGSVGVAAMTAGWAKHRTAGDQYLRPLLVELGACVPVPCLSVLEDEFDDLATVINGWAGRHAPALGAVVTRLHRDPTASR
- a CDS encoding LLM class flavin-dependent oxidoreductase, whose amino-acid sequence is MALRLHWFLPLHGDGREVARSAVDGSTANIRRDPDLQYVSQVAQAADGLGFAGALVPTGLFCEDPWLMSAALAQRTSNLNFMIACRPNTTGPLATAQAAATFQRLSGGRLMLNVVTGGDPDEQRRYGDFLDHDRRYERTAEFLEVFRRSLAGEAFDFEGDHYRGRKILLTRPDPRPPTIFLGGSSPAARRVAAEHADVYLAWGETPQGLAELVKEVGALADARGRSIEFGTRFHVISRDTSAEAWAVTERLLDGMDPSRIADAQRRFAHSESEGQRRMTALHGGRAGDLEVHPNVWAGYALVRPGAGAALVGSHEEVADRIAEYHALGLNHLILSGQPHLEEAYTFGEGVLPLLRHRGLLPGGAA
- a CDS encoding bifunctional 2-polyprenyl-6-hydroxyphenol methylase/3-demethylubiquinol 3-O-methyltransferase UbiG, producing MTESHVFAMRMWKNLLATQELLSVYLGVKLGLYDAMADAGTPMTPADLARAAGIDPRYAREWLEQQAVTAVVEVAGAHRDGEQRTYRLPDGHARVLRTSDDPMSMAALAVLPLGGIAAALPALLAAYRTGAGVPDDVFGDDWRDGHSGANRSLFAHDLAGWIREKLPDVHAALGEPGRRIADVACGTGWSSIALARAYPRAHVHGLDLDAAALVAAEKNAVDAGLRDRIGLEVRDAADPALAGEYDLVCLFDALHEMARPVEVLRACRQLRAPGGTVLLMDAKVAPTFTAPGDDVERFQYGTSVLHCLPAARAAADSTGTGTVLRPNMVRDLALRAGFGGVAVVNVGDRFHRMYRLLD
- a CDS encoding maleylpyruvate isomerase N-terminal domain-containing protein, yielding MHETLTFSDHLRLINERSTAFRAAVAAAPHLDVPVPSCPEWTLFDLVQHLGTGRRRTAAIVAAGPADAPPEKSAWDDGAGAPREREALLAWWTESVERLTSALREAGPDRGCWTFWGDSQSPETSGAWARRQVPEIAVHTYDVQLAVGDPEPLPDEVALDAFDDCQFTLCSTDVAWPHEPAVVDYYATEGRSWRLRLSRDGAWAARLGAPAASDDPDTADASARGTASDLVLFFYGRIPLDSPKLEVDGDRRVFEQLIAWDPSV